A genomic segment from Janthinobacterium sp. 64 encodes:
- a CDS encoding Rne/Rng family ribonuclease has product MKRMLFNATQQEELRVAIVDGQKLIDIDIETAGREQRKSNIYKGVITRIEPSLEACFVSYGEDRHGFLPFKEVARTYFREGVDVRNASVKEALREGQEIMVQVEKEERGNKGAALTSFVSLAGRYLVLMPNNPRGGGVSRRVEGEERQELRETMDKLDLPAGMSVIARTAGIGRNVDELQWDLNYLMQLWRAIEGAGKSANGAFLIYQESSLVIRAIRDYFQPDIGEILIDTDEIYDQAHQFMSHVMPDMVHRVKRYSDDVPLFSRFQIEHQIETAYSRTVPLPSGGAIVIDHTEALVSVDVNSARATRGSDIETTAFNTNCEAAEEVARQLRLRDLGGLIVIDFIDMEVAKNQREVEQRLKDALHHDRARVQMGKISRFGLMELSRQRLRPSLSEGSHVTCPRCSGTGHIRDTESSALQVLRIIQEEAMKENSATIHVQVPVDVGAFLLNEKRGEVLKIENRHRIAVILIPNKHLETPHYKLERIKHDDPRLEDSQASYNLAESAETDMAYSKRQKEEAKPRQEAVVKTITPDQPAPLVERKPVEAKPAPVAAPAAPQGLIAKIISFFTGAPAPVAPAPAPVAPAKPAGADRGDRNSRGPRGRGRNGKPGREEREPGQARPALDDAAKEAEALEKAARPPRPPRPPREPREAREGGDATAAPRERGERPERAERPERAERPERAERPPRQPREGREPRADKAVVAEVKADELALVGATASAVNVVVASNGPESDAAPANLLKAPVNAGPEGEESESDVEGEEPRRRRRRGGRNRNRRDRETGELIESANGDNEGQDAPAISFTVAPAPEAATDAAPVAVVAAAAVVAVAAPVEAAVVAEVVEVVEVVEVAKVEEAAPAAEVIVPPAPVEPVVAAAQAEPAAAEPAPAAEYSFAEKAEVAPAPAPAEVIVEAAPVVETVAVVETVAVVEEVPAAAPVAEAAPAVVEAAPVVAEVAPAPVPVPAAAPAPAAPVAAPLDLNAVLGSAGLTLAATDPEKLRLAQEAAAKAVAPVRKPRERKPLPPQSDEPLIQVNTQRP; this is encoded by the coding sequence ATGAAACGCATGTTGTTTAATGCCACGCAGCAAGAAGAACTGCGCGTAGCGATTGTCGACGGACAAAAACTGATCGACATCGATATCGAGACAGCCGGGCGCGAACAGCGCAAATCCAACATCTACAAGGGCGTCATCACGCGTATCGAGCCATCGCTCGAAGCGTGCTTCGTCAGCTATGGCGAAGACCGCCACGGCTTCCTGCCTTTCAAGGAAGTTGCCCGCACGTATTTCCGCGAAGGCGTCGACGTGCGTAACGCTTCCGTCAAGGAAGCGCTGCGCGAAGGCCAGGAAATCATGGTGCAAGTGGAAAAGGAAGAGCGCGGCAACAAGGGTGCTGCCCTGACCTCGTTCGTTTCGCTGGCCGGCCGTTACCTGGTCTTGATGCCGAACAACCCGCGTGGCGGTGGCGTATCGCGCCGCGTGGAAGGTGAAGAGCGCCAGGAATTGCGCGAAACCATGGATAAACTGGACTTGCCAGCTGGCATGTCCGTCATTGCCCGCACGGCAGGCATCGGCCGCAACGTCGATGAACTGCAGTGGGACTTGAATTACCTGATGCAACTGTGGCGCGCCATCGAAGGCGCCGGCAAGTCGGCCAACGGCGCTTTCCTGATCTACCAGGAATCGTCGCTCGTCATCCGCGCCATCCGCGACTACTTCCAGCCCGACATCGGCGAGATCCTGATCGACACCGACGAGATCTACGACCAGGCGCACCAGTTCATGAGCCACGTGATGCCCGACATGGTGCACCGCGTAAAACGCTACAGCGACGACGTGCCGCTGTTCTCGCGCTTCCAGATCGAACACCAGATCGAAACGGCGTACAGCCGCACCGTGCCGCTGCCATCGGGCGGCGCCATCGTGATCGACCACACCGAAGCGCTGGTGTCCGTCGACGTCAACTCGGCCCGCGCCACGCGCGGCTCGGACATCGAGACGACCGCCTTCAACACCAACTGCGAAGCGGCCGAAGAAGTGGCCCGCCAGCTGCGCTTGCGCGACTTGGGCGGCTTGATCGTCATCGACTTCATCGACATGGAAGTGGCGAAGAACCAGCGCGAAGTGGAACAGCGTTTGAAAGATGCGCTGCACCATGACCGTGCCCGCGTGCAAATGGGCAAGATTTCGCGCTTCGGCCTGATGGAACTGTCGCGCCAGCGCCTGCGCCCTTCGCTGTCCGAAGGCTCGCACGTGACGTGCCCGCGCTGCTCCGGCACCGGCCACATCCGCGATACGGAATCGTCCGCCCTGCAGGTGCTGCGCATCATCCAGGAAGAGGCGATGAAGGAAAACTCGGCCACCATCCACGTGCAAGTGCCCGTGGACGTGGGCGCCTTCCTGCTCAACGAAAAGCGCGGCGAAGTGCTGAAGATCGAAAACCGCCACCGCATTGCCGTGATCCTGATCCCGAACAAGCATCTGGAAACGCCGCATTACAAGCTGGAACGCATCAAGCACGACGATCCGCGTCTGGAAGACAGCCAGGCCAGCTACAACCTGGCCGAAAGCGCTGAAACCGACATGGCTTACAGCAAGCGCCAGAAGGAAGAAGCCAAGCCGCGCCAGGAAGCCGTCGTCAAGACGATCACCCCTGACCAGCCGGCACCGCTGGTCGAGCGCAAGCCCGTCGAAGCGAAACCGGCTCCAGTGGCCGCGCCTGCCGCACCACAGGGCCTGATCGCCAAGATCATCAGCTTCTTCACCGGCGCTCCGGCACCGGTGGCACCAGCGCCCGCTCCTGTCGCTCCAGCCAAGCCGGCCGGCGCCGACCGTGGCGACCGCAACAGCCGTGGCCCGCGTGGCCGTGGCCGCAACGGCAAGCCTGGCCGCGAAGAACGCGAACCAGGCCAGGCCCGTCCAGCCCTGGACGACGCTGCCAAGGAAGCGGAAGCACTGGAAAAGGCGGCCCGTCCGCCACGCCCACCGCGTCCGCCACGCGAACCGCGTGAAGCGCGCGAAGGTGGCGATGCAACGGCGGCACCACGCGAACGCGGCGAGCGTCCGGAACGCGCGGAACGTCCTGAGCGCGCAGAGCGCCCGGAACGCGCCGAACGTCCGCCACGCCAGCCACGCGAAGGCCGCGAACCACGCGCCGACAAGGCTGTTGTTGCTGAAGTGAAAGCTGACGAGCTGGCCCTGGTTGGCGCCACCGCCAGCGCGGTCAATGTGGTCGTGGCGTCAAACGGCCCTGAATCGGACGCCGCACCGGCCAACCTGCTGAAAGCGCCGGTCAATGCCGGTCCTGAAGGCGAAGAGTCGGAAAGCGACGTGGAAGGCGAAGAACCGCGCCGCCGCCGTCGTCGTGGTGGCCGCAACCGCAACCGCCGCGACCGCGAAACGGGCGAGCTGATCGAATCGGCAAATGGTGACAACGAAGGCCAGGACGCACCAGCGATCAGCTTTACGGTCGCTCCGGCGCCGGAAGCGGCAACGGATGCCGCTCCGGTCGCCGTCGTGGCTGCCGCCGCTGTCGTGGCCGTCGCTGCGCCAGTGGAAGCTGCCGTCGTGGCTGAAGTCGTGGAAGTGGTCGAAGTGGTGGAAGTGGCCAAGGTTGAAGAAGCCGCCCCTGCCGCGGAAGTGATCGTACCGCCAGCCCCTGTGGAGCCCGTCGTTGCTGCAGCGCAAGCTGAACCAGCCGCTGCCGAACCGGCACCAGCTGCCGAGTACAGCTTCGCCGAGAAAGCGGAAGTTGCACCAGCACCTGCTCCAGCGGAAGTCATCGTCGAAGCGGCGCCAGTCGTTGAAACGGTTGCTGTCGTGGAAACCGTCGCTGTGGTGGAAGAAGTTCCAGCAGCAGCGCCAGTCGCCGAAGCGGCACCGGCCGTGGTGGAAGCTGCCCCGGTAGTTGCCGAAGTTGCGCCAGCTCCTGTTCCTGTTCCTGCCGCTGCTCCGGCACCGGCAGCACCAGTGGCCGCGCCGCTGGACTTGAACGCGGTGCTCGGTTCGGCCGGTCTGACCCTGGCTGCCACCGATCCGGAAAAACTGCGCCTGGCGCAGGAAGCGGCCGCCAAGGCAGTCGCTCCCGTGCGCAAGCCGCGCGAACGCAAGCCATTGCCGCCGCAATCGGATGAGCCGTTGATCCAGGTCAACACGCAGCGTCCATAA
- the chrA gene encoding chromate efflux transporter: MHEHASPSPVSLRSAFWYWLKLGCVSFGGPAGQIAMMHAELVEKRRWISEQRFLHALNYCMLLPGPEATQLAIYIGWLMHRTRGALVAGLLFLLPSLLLLIALSWLYMAYGHVGAIAGILYGIKPAVVAIVLAAAWRLGRRTLRSPGLIAIAAVAFVAIAALRLPFPLIVLAAALLGMAGGRWLPAQFHTGATGHGGAARYGAALIDDDTPTPEHAQLKWPRLLATAAVGLALAFFTWLGLALAGGADQPLAQMGVFFSKAALLTFGGAYAVLPYLVQGAADHYHWITSAQMMDGLALGETTPGPLIMIVAFIGFVGGWSHAVTGEQLWLAGICGAFVASWFTFLPSFIFILAGAPLVEASRGNLRLSAPLTAISAAVVGVIASLALFFGRHVFWQANPLPHWDWLAMLIALAAGVALIRFQVGTIKLLLACAIFGLVLSYLP, from the coding sequence ATGCACGAGCACGCCTCTCCTTCCCCCGTCAGCCTGCGCAGCGCCTTCTGGTACTGGCTCAAGCTGGGCTGCGTCAGCTTTGGCGGCCCGGCCGGGCAAATCGCCATGATGCATGCGGAACTGGTGGAAAAACGGCGCTGGATTTCCGAACAGCGTTTCCTGCACGCCCTTAACTACTGCATGCTGCTGCCGGGGCCGGAAGCGACCCAGCTGGCCATCTACATCGGCTGGCTGATGCACCGCACGCGCGGCGCGCTGGTGGCGGGCCTGCTGTTTTTGCTGCCCTCGCTGCTGCTGCTGATCGCCCTGTCCTGGCTGTACATGGCGTATGGCCACGTGGGCGCCATCGCCGGCATCCTGTACGGCATCAAGCCGGCCGTCGTCGCCATCGTGCTGGCGGCCGCCTGGCGCCTGGGCCGACGCACCTTGCGCAGTCCCGGCCTGATCGCCATCGCGGCGGTCGCATTTGTCGCCATCGCCGCGCTACGGCTGCCATTTCCGCTGATCGTGCTCGCTGCCGCCCTGCTGGGCATGGCGGGCGGGCGCTGGCTGCCGGCCCAATTCCATACCGGCGCCACGGGGCACGGTGGCGCGGCCCGCTACGGCGCCGCCCTGATCGATGACGACACGCCCACGCCGGAGCACGCGCAGCTCAAATGGCCGCGCCTGCTGGCCACGGCCGCCGTGGGCCTGGCGCTGGCCTTCTTCACCTGGCTGGGCCTGGCGCTGGCGGGCGGTGCGGACCAGCCGCTGGCGCAGATGGGCGTGTTTTTCAGCAAGGCCGCCCTGCTGACGTTCGGCGGCGCGTATGCCGTGCTGCCCTATCTGGTGCAAGGCGCCGCCGACCATTACCACTGGATCACGAGCGCGCAGATGATGGATGGCCTGGCGCTGGGCGAAACGACGCCCGGCCCCCTGATCATGATCGTCGCCTTCATCGGCTTTGTCGGCGGCTGGAGCCATGCCGTGACGGGAGAACAGCTGTGGCTGGCGGGCATATGCGGCGCGTTCGTCGCCAGCTGGTTTACTTTCCTGCCCTCGTTTATCTTCATCCTGGCCGGCGCGCCGCTGGTGGAGGCGTCGCGCGGCAATCTGCGCCTGAGCGCGCCCCTGACGGCCATTTCGGCGGCCGTGGTCGGCGTCATCGCCAGCCTGGCCCTGTTCTTTGGCCGCCACGTCTTCTGGCAAGCAAACCCGCTGCCGCACTGGGATTGGCTGGCGATGCTCATCGCGCTGGCGGCCGGCGTGGCGCTGATCCGGTTTCAAGTGGGCACCATCAAATTGCTGCTCGCCTGTGCCATCTTCGGCCTCGTGCTATCGTATCTGCCTTGA
- the moaA gene encoding GTP 3',8-cyclase MoaA translates to MADKIIYLAEARNGVPAIPAQLESPSGNVADSLGRPLHDLRISITDRCNFRCVYCMPKDVFDKNHVYLPHTDLLSFEEITRVARLFVEHGVEKIRLTGGEPLLRKNIEKLIAMLAALRTPSGQPLDLTLTTNGSLLARKAQALRDAGLNRVTVSLDSLDDATFKRMNDVDFAVADVLHGIDAAHAAGLGPIKINMVVKAGMNEQEIVPMARHFKDTPYILRFIEYMDVGASNGWNLQEVIPSAEVVRRIGAHMPLLPINPNYTGETAARWRYADGGGEIGLISSVTQAFCADCSRARLSTEGKLYTCLFASSGHDLRSLLRGGRSDAEISSAVAQLWRGRGDRYSQLRTSQTDLTGTTLEHGKKKVEMSYIGG, encoded by the coding sequence ATGGCTGACAAGATTATCTACCTCGCCGAGGCCCGCAATGGGGTACCGGCGATCCCCGCGCAGCTGGAAAGCCCGAGCGGCAACGTGGCCGACAGCCTGGGCCGGCCCCTGCACGACTTGCGCATCTCGATTACCGACCGCTGCAATTTCCGTTGCGTGTATTGCATGCCCAAGGACGTGTTCGACAAGAACCACGTGTATCTGCCGCACACGGACTTGCTGTCGTTCGAGGAAATCACGCGCGTCGCGCGCCTGTTCGTTGAACACGGCGTGGAAAAGATCCGCCTGACGGGCGGCGAACCGCTGCTGCGCAAGAATATCGAAAAGCTCATCGCCATGCTGGCCGCCCTGCGCACGCCGTCGGGCCAGCCGCTGGACCTGACCCTGACGACCAACGGTTCCTTGCTGGCCAGAAAAGCGCAGGCACTCAGGGATGCGGGCCTGAACCGGGTCACCGTGTCGCTCGACTCGCTCGACGACGCCACCTTCAAGCGCATGAACGACGTCGATTTCGCCGTGGCCGACGTGCTGCACGGCATCGACGCGGCCCATGCGGCGGGCCTGGGCCCGATCAAGATCAACATGGTCGTCAAGGCCGGCATGAACGAGCAGGAAATCGTGCCCATGGCGCGCCACTTCAAGGATACGCCTTACATCTTGCGCTTCATCGAGTACATGGACGTGGGTGCCTCGAACGGCTGGAACTTGCAGGAAGTCATCCCGTCCGCTGAAGTGGTGCGCCGCATCGGTGCACACATGCCCTTGCTGCCCATCAACCCCAACTACACGGGCGAGACGGCGGCGCGCTGGCGCTATGCCGATGGCGGCGGCGAAATCGGCCTCATTTCCAGCGTCACGCAAGCGTTCTGCGCCGACTGCAGCCGCGCCCGCCTCTCGACCGAGGGCAAGCTGTACACGTGTCTGTTCGCCAGCAGCGGCCACGACTTGCGCAGCCTGCTGCGCGGCGGCCGCAGCGACGCGGAAATCTCCTCGGCCGTGGCGCAGCTGTGGCGCGGCCGCGGCGACCGCTATTCGCAATTGCGTACCAGCCAGACGGATTTGACGGGCACCACGCTTGAGCACGGTAAAAAGAAAGTGGAAATGTCGTACATCGGCGGCTGA
- the moeA gene encoding molybdopterin molybdotransferase MoeA, producing the protein MINTHDITGLILAGGLGTRMGQRDKGMLPLHGQPLARHVLQRLAPQVGQLAISVHADAGDYARFGLPVWPDLLPGQLGPLAGLHSGMQHASTPYLLTVPCDSPLLPPDLAARLAAGLLDNDADLAIAVTEETDPATGSTVRRPHPVFCLVKTSALPQLDAYLRAGERRMRSWHGPLKLAEVVFEDGAAFGNINTPDELAALQAQGLSVPMAQAILADSVAPVAEIEELPLPQAFERILAADIISPISVPAHDNSAMDGYALHGADLGADLGGDTPVTLTVVDTILAGRPGTVNVGRGQCARIMTGAVMPDGCDSVVPQELVRQASEHSITIAPDCIRPGDNRRFKGEDLMQGQPALLQGKLLGPAELGLLASLGIATVPVRRRLRVAFFSTGDELRSIGEALEAGCIYDSNRYTLLGMLTRLGCDVLDMGIVKDDPQALEAALRGACASADVIITSGGVSSGAADFTREILARLGEVAFWQINMRPGRPMAFGRIASEGKTALLLGLPGNPVAVMAAFYFLARPTLLRLMGADADTATLPLLQVAAQATIRKKRGRTEYQRGIVERGADGRQHVRVTGAQGSGILRSMTQANCMIVLHAAQGNVATGDLVDIVLFHGLT; encoded by the coding sequence ATGATCAACACACACGACATTACCGGCCTGATCCTGGCCGGCGGCCTCGGCACGCGCATGGGCCAGCGCGACAAGGGCATGCTGCCCCTGCATGGCCAGCCTCTGGCGCGCCACGTGCTGCAGCGCCTGGCGCCGCAAGTGGGCCAGCTGGCCATCAGCGTCCACGCCGATGCCGGCGATTACGCGCGCTTCGGCCTGCCCGTCTGGCCAGATCTGCTGCCGGGCCAGCTCGGTCCGCTGGCGGGTCTACACAGCGGCATGCAGCACGCCAGCACGCCCTACCTGCTGACCGTGCCCTGCGACTCACCCCTGCTGCCGCCCGACCTGGCAGCGCGCCTGGCGGCCGGCCTGCTCGACAACGATGCCGACCTGGCCATCGCCGTCACCGAAGAGACCGACCCGGCGACGGGCTCGACGGTGCGCCGCCCCCATCCCGTCTTTTGCCTGGTGAAAACATCCGCGCTGCCCCAGCTGGACGCTTATCTGCGCGCCGGCGAGCGCCGCATGCGCAGCTGGCACGGCCCCCTGAAGCTGGCCGAGGTCGTGTTCGAGGATGGCGCCGCGTTCGGCAACATCAATACCCCGGACGAGCTGGCCGCCCTGCAGGCGCAGGGCCTGTCCGTGCCGATGGCGCAAGCCATCCTGGCCGACAGCGTCGCGCCCGTCGCCGAAATCGAGGAACTGCCGTTGCCGCAAGCGTTCGAGCGCATCCTGGCGGCCGACATCATCTCGCCCATCAGCGTGCCCGCGCACGACAATTCCGCCATGGATGGTTATGCGCTGCATGGGGCTGACCTTGGGGCCGACCTCGGCGGCGACACTCCCGTCACCCTGACCGTGGTCGACACCATCCTGGCCGGGCGTCCCGGCACCGTCAACGTCGGGCGCGGGCAATGCGCGCGCATCATGACGGGCGCCGTCATGCCCGATGGCTGCGACAGCGTGGTGCCGCAGGAACTGGTGCGGCAAGCCAGCGAGCACAGCATCACCATCGCGCCCGACTGCATCCGCCCCGGCGACAACCGCCGCTTCAAGGGGGAAGACTTGATGCAGGGCCAGCCTGCGCTGCTGCAGGGCAAACTACTCGGACCGGCCGAACTGGGCTTGCTGGCCTCGCTGGGCATCGCCACGGTGCCCGTGCGCCGGCGCCTGCGCGTGGCCTTCTTTTCCACCGGCGACGAATTGCGCTCGATCGGCGAAGCGCTGGAGGCGGGCTGCATCTACGACAGCAACCGCTACACCCTGCTAGGCATGCTGACCCGTTTGGGCTGCGACGTGCTCGACATGGGCATCGTCAAGGATGATCCGCAAGCGCTGGAAGCGGCCCTGCGCGGCGCCTGCGCCTCGGCCGACGTCATCATCACCTCGGGCGGCGTGTCCAGCGGCGCGGCCGATTTTACGCGCGAGATCCTGGCGCGCCTCGGTGAAGTGGCCTTCTGGCAAATCAACATGCGCCCGGGCCGCCCCATGGCCTTTGGCCGGATTGCCAGCGAGGGCAAGACGGCCTTGCTGCTGGGCCTGCCCGGCAACCCCGTGGCCGTGATGGCGGCGTTTTATTTCCTCGCCCGCCCGACCCTGCTGCGCCTGATGGGCGCCGATGCGGACACGGCCACCCTGCCGCTGCTGCAAGTGGCGGCGCAAGCGACTATCCGCAAGAAGCGGGGCCGCACGGAATACCAGCGCGGCATCGTCGAGCGGGGTGCGGATGGGCGCCAGCACGTGCGCGTGACGGGGGCACAAGGCTCCGGCATCCTGCGCTCGATGACGCAAGCCAATTGCATGATCGTGCTGCATGCAGCGCAAGGCAACGTGGCCACGGGCGACCTGGTCGATATCGTACTATTCCATGGATTGACCTGA
- a CDS encoding MHFG family PEP-CTERM protein: MRHQSWIAGAGMLGAACLLGMLSLAPLPAYAKGAPRADVLEHCSWNRPGADPFMGDVVAAVDRYPDIAPQVREELKARMRARQYDEIVVISRDAIRGKGNYDARISDMHFGPGRVCRNVTRSGWSEQMQERGLVYCVQGVCILVPTVCRNVSRITQAAAAPRGAEPGGTAAGGAAAGGAPADAAPAAPSAGVPVIDHPAAAHSGSFTGGLPPAVVASLPVRAFDIVRTGSNTLLPSGIGGGRNGGGPPPRGSSVIESLVPAIILPSVPPTDLSVLPAVPEPHTWAMLLAGLTLLAGATLRRRPAAGVKLA; the protein is encoded by the coding sequence ATGAGACACCAATCATGGATCGCGGGCGCCGGCATGCTGGGAGCGGCTTGCCTGCTTGGCATGTTGTCCCTGGCGCCGCTGCCCGCCTATGCCAAAGGGGCGCCACGGGCCGACGTGCTGGAGCATTGCAGCTGGAACCGCCCGGGCGCCGACCCGTTCATGGGCGATGTCGTGGCCGCCGTGGACCGCTACCCGGACATCGCGCCGCAGGTGCGCGAAGAATTGAAGGCGCGCATGCGCGCGCGCCAGTACGATGAAATCGTCGTGATCAGCCGCGACGCCATCCGCGGCAAAGGCAATTACGATGCGCGCATCAGCGACATGCATTTCGGGCCGGGCCGCGTCTGCCGCAATGTCACGCGCTCAGGCTGGAGCGAGCAGATGCAGGAAAGGGGACTCGTGTACTGCGTGCAGGGCGTTTGCATCCTCGTGCCCACCGTGTGCCGCAATGTCAGCCGCATCACGCAGGCGGCGGCCGCGCCGCGCGGCGCCGAACCGGGCGGGACGGCAGCGGGCGGGGCCGCAGCAGGTGGCGCACCGGCCGATGCGGCACCTGCCGCACCATCGGCGGGCGTGCCCGTCATCGACCATCCCGCCGCCGCGCATAGCGGCTCGTTCACGGGCGGGCTGCCGCCAGCCGTGGTGGCCAGCCTGCCCGTACGGGCCTTCGACATCGTGCGCACCGGCAGCAACACGCTGCTGCCATCGGGCATCGGCGGCGGGCGCAACGGCGGCGGACCACCGCCGCGTGGCAGCAGCGTCATCGAGTCCCTGGTGCCGGCCATCATCCTGCCCTCGGTGCCACCCACCGACCTGTCCGTCTTGCCGGCCGTGCCGGAACCGCACACCTGGGCCATGCTGCTGGCGGGACTGACGCTGCTGGCCGGCGCCACGCTGCGCCGCCGGCCAGCGGCAGGGGTGAAGCTGGCCTGA
- the rmuC gene encoding DNA recombination protein RmuC yields MSPIEFYSLLGAAIVAIVLLLLILLRPRGAAGDGATTLALVQQHQQQSLERIDRVEREVRLQLQASAQATRQDLATSLAQFQAATLQQLDSLRTQMQAQGKVGREEQAQSLARFADSTNQTLAQLTESNAQRMLEVRATLENKIRDLQADNGARLEEMRKTVDEKLHATLETRLSASFQQVSERLEKVHQGLGEMQQLALGVGDLKRVLTNVKTRGTWGEVQLEMLLEQVLTVDQYAKNVETLPGSGARVEFALKLPGMVDGGPPVWMPIDAKFPKEQYERLVDAAERADADGVAVAGRELERAVRGEAKTIAEKYLAPPLTTDFAILFLPTEGLYAEVMRRPGLADELQRLHRVSIAGPSTLTALLNSLQMGFRTLALEKRSSEVWQVLGAVKTEFGKFGDVLSQTRLTLEKAAKNIESAEVRSRQMARKLKSVEALPGEASALLLGTADAGLSAEADGE; encoded by the coding sequence ATGAGCCCTATCGAGTTTTACAGCCTGCTGGGCGCCGCCATCGTCGCCATCGTTTTATTGCTATTGATCTTGCTGCGCCCGCGTGGCGCGGCCGGCGATGGCGCCACCACCCTGGCCCTGGTGCAGCAGCACCAGCAGCAAAGCCTGGAACGCATCGACCGGGTCGAGCGCGAAGTGCGGCTGCAGCTGCAGGCGTCGGCGCAAGCCACGCGGCAAGACCTGGCCACCAGCCTGGCGCAATTCCAGGCGGCGACCTTGCAACAGCTCGACAGCTTGCGCACGCAGATGCAGGCGCAGGGGAAAGTCGGGCGCGAGGAACAGGCGCAAAGCCTGGCGCGCTTTGCCGACAGTACCAACCAGACCCTGGCGCAGCTGACGGAATCGAATGCGCAGCGCATGCTGGAAGTGCGCGCCACGCTGGAAAACAAGATCCGTGACTTGCAGGCCGACAATGGTGCGCGGCTGGAAGAGATGCGCAAGACGGTCGATGAAAAACTGCATGCCACCCTGGAGACGCGGTTGAGTGCGTCGTTCCAGCAAGTGTCGGAGCGGCTGGAAAAAGTCCACCAGGGACTCGGCGAGATGCAGCAGCTGGCGCTGGGCGTGGGCGACTTGAAGCGGGTACTCACCAACGTCAAGACGCGGGGAACGTGGGGCGAAGTGCAGCTGGAAATGCTGCTGGAGCAGGTACTCACTGTCGACCAGTACGCGAAGAACGTGGAAACGCTGCCGGGCAGCGGCGCGCGTGTGGAATTCGCCCTGAAGTTGCCAGGCATGGTCGACGGCGGTCCGCCCGTGTGGATGCCCATCGATGCGAAATTCCCCAAGGAACAATACGAGCGCCTGGTCGACGCGGCCGAGCGGGCCGATGCGGACGGCGTGGCCGTCGCCGGCCGCGAGCTGGAACGGGCCGTGCGGGGCGAGGCGAAAACCATCGCCGAGAAATACCTGGCACCGCCGCTGACCACCGACTTTGCCATCCTCTTCCTGCCCACGGAAGGATTGTATGCGGAAGTGATGCGCCGGCCGGGACTGGCCGACGAATTGCAGCGTCTGCACCGCGTCAGCATCGCCGGACCGTCCACCCTGACGGCCTTGCTCAACAGTCTGCAGATGGGTTTCCGCACGCTGGCGCTGGAAAAACGTTCGTCGGAAGTGTGGCAAGTGCTGGGCGCCGTCAAGACGGAATTCGGCAAGTTCGGCGACGTACTGTCGCAAACCCGGCTGACCCTGGAAAAGGCGGCGAAAAATATCGAAAGCGCGGAAGTGCGCAGCCGGCAGATGGCGCGCAAATTGAAATCCGTGGAAGCCTTGCCGGGTGAGGCTTCCGCCTTGCTGCTGGGCACGGCGGACGCGGGGCTGTCCGCCGAGGCCGACGGCGAATAG
- a CDS encoding group II truncated hemoglobin, producing the protein MTDTTAPTLYETIGGAPVLREMVDRFYDLMELEPEFAGIRVMHPPSTDGSRDKLYFFLTGWMGGPDLYIEKFGHPRLRARHLPYAIGTSERDQWLRAMAWAMEDTGIEESLRVRLMESFYQTADWMRNKPD; encoded by the coding sequence ATGACTGATACCACTGCCCCCACCCTGTACGAGACCATCGGCGGCGCCCCCGTGCTGCGTGAAATGGTCGACCGTTTTTATGATCTGATGGAACTTGAGCCCGAGTTTGCCGGCATCCGCGTCATGCATCCGCCCTCGACGGACGGTTCGCGCGACAAGCTGTACTTCTTCCTGACGGGCTGGATGGGCGGGCCGGACTTGTATATCGAGAAATTCGGCCACCCGCGCCTGCGCGCCCGTCACTTGCCCTACGCCATCGGCACCAGCGAGCGCGACCAGTGGCTGCGCGCCATGGCCTGGGCCATGGAAGACACGGGCATCGAAGAGTCCCTGCGCGTGCGCCTGATGGAATCGTTCTATCAGACGGCCGACTGGATGCGCAACAAACCTGACTGA